gatgtgtggatgtgttatgtttgtgatgccatcgtgttcgctgcgttgtcgtcattccagctttgtcatgcgactctcacgctacctgcgttggaaccagatggctcacatgaaaagattcaggtgtctcagcagcagcacacccacccgttgttggtcacctccatttgaaattcaaaaggaagtttcacacgagtgttcatttcgaatcaccgatagcaatacctcaccttggcatagccaactacctgtaaaatacttcacataacatcaattttcacattgcgtgggatttacgcaagtttatctcatagttttcatgtagagccttttggacctttatgtgggggataataaaatggcttttcaagtctagctcctctgaaatatatataattcgacaccttgcatgctaagctgcagcttcttaagtcccaaactggcatcaagaaagccagggctgtaaaatgatactgggctggacaaatcagtttccaaagatttatgttacgttcttgacctcctttccagagttcctgtgataagtttgtgtgaaaagacattctcaaagctaacatatgtagagaccagactgagaagctttatgtcaagaatggcttagccggctgatggtgcctttggtggagcaatgaattgcaattttttttatgatgttatgaagataaataacaccatagcatgcagacttatgctgcagaaagaaagcaagaagcgaatgagtaattgcaaagtgatctgcatattgtatcccagctgtattgtgcatgccacattaccagagaatcctgctgacctttaattaacctttccagcacaacatgtctttatcaagccatacctttacattgggttgatatatgcagggatgccctttcaccttcatgtaagcttagctctgtcaacagcagatgcactaaagctgaacactcttgctacctacttcacatactgcaactgaaatgaaggaaacacaagtcttaacagtaaacttttaaacagtgcatttaaatacttgtgcaaccttctttttggaaagaccatgtggtgcctagagatgtagcttgacaagtaagaaactgatgtgcttttatctaaaaatagaattgattgatgttttgtgggacagggtgcctggtgtctcaatgagcacactttatggctgagaatatttttgccattgtgtcagctttgaaaacttgtcagaatctttaatcttggtgcattagaaaacaccttgacacaaaatgaatgtaacccttgatgtcattgaaagaacagtgctgaaaacaattcgataaatacagcagaatgaaatgcagagaacttaggtgggaaataggtaagcaatttaccaaccacattatcaatgcaagcagctgacacttaataaaataagaaagccctggagcaagtctctggcttgcagtgcaagacctgtgcacacttatgatgatattgcagtattcatggcagggacgggaccattcaaccttacgcactgtaacactctgtatatctctctgaaatcttcttgtaccaacatgtacaaactgcatgttgcaaacagcaaaatcattgctattgtcctacagacagtttccatgtttattggattctcattttaacagctgactttaagcttccatactgagagctggacgagttagtgcgtttttgaaagagtagaagcagtgcacaaagtatgaaggacagtgaaaacacaacaggagcactgacttgcaactgaattttttattcaggtatacatacaagaataatatgcacacaccatgcaatgtgaaaaaaagcaagcaaatgaagtgcaaactattaatcatgattgacattgctagaaaacacaagcatgagtgacgtcgtgagttaactgcgacatcatactaaatccatgcaaaaaaccatgttagaacttacatgggcattatgcgattcaatgaattcaacagtatgcttataacctatgtattctaacattttacttgaataaggtgctaagaagatcaatctatatatagctacaaatgccttagtcaccagatttgaaaagcgggaggactttcgtttgtttcagagatgaaagaatacctgttgtgggagaatgctgagaaataacagcgatactgaggagtccattgggaataatataatgtaccaacatgcattaggaattacggcaggatctccaaatttattaaatttgcagacatacttctatattttaacaatattattaaggcatacaaattttaaaaagaaatgccactacgttagtatttgccatagcaaatgatttcctaggggcgcatgtacaatggcacccaagtgaatattgtacaactaaagctctaccacatgtgtttgacccctgttgattgcaagtcgcacaagcctgttcccttagtgagtgaaactcagtgaaagaaacttggccttctttgtggagcaaagacagttggcaaaaatgaagcacacaaaggtagagaggttttggtatagcctgcacagtgaaagatccactcaagatccaggtgctgtaccgtatcttcagaagataaagcattcatctaaacacaagcacagggtgtaaatgatcgcactccgatgcatgtgatacataatgacaatcaccacgaaagcctatcgcattactattacttccacaggtaattttcatggctgctatggaatggctgtctcgctgcaccacaatctatagcaactaatacactgggcatttcaaatggttcatgaaagcggattgggccctggccagactgaagcagcggcactcgagagacacttttcaaagcccagcctcgtgtgagtcacttgacactcgtcacggacacttgctgacattgccttcaggcgggaacagccctttctgttagattcacgtttcacgtccaggctttcgttactaggcttctgcgtgcgtaaggcgacgcgaaatgtttgaacgcactttgctcatcgacaaaaggcgcccttactttgcacagcgatttggaaatgtgtatgcaccctacatcgacgtcaatgccgacgcgcaccacttctgcgttttcgagctcgagagcagtgtgtcgacgtggtgtccaaggccaaataggcatccgactttgccagaaggcgtacacacaacttaaagaatcgctacatacgacacaccctgcaatatgcatgatccctgtcggcaccatatgcagtcggcgctgtgctaccacgactcttcgaaaccgacagtccaaatgaggcgacatgtcgtgctgtttcgtggatgcagcacagttcgttcgaagcttctgtagcttcgtaacggcagcgttattcgtactcgccgatattacacagtgacccaatatgcagtcggcgctgtgctaccacgactcttcgaaaccgacagtccaaatgatgcgacatgtcgtgctgtttcgtggatgcagcacagttcgttcgaagcttctgtagcttcgtagcggcaacgttattcgtactcgccgatattactcagtgatttgtacacaccacacagccacaaggaatcgcaacggtcctcccactgcgtgcacgcgtgtaggcgccgacagtcattttcgattttaaaacgctgcacaaaataaatgctttatttatttaggcgtagtgtatttaacaacaaaacaataacgttagcatttcatgtatttttttctaagttttctttttgtgacgtcatcatgcgtggcagcagcggactccacttggggtcgtctgctgccacgtgcgtgcacccagcgccggccttcTTTTGTTGGTATGTGCCGCGAGCGTAAACGTTTGCGCAACAGCCTTTTTGGTCCTGTGGAAAGAACTCATATATTAGTGTACCTGGAAATTAGTTCAACTTCGGCATCATTATTCAGAAAGCATGGCCAAGCACGGTTTCCACACCTTCCTGAATCATATATGGCACAGCGTTTCAAACGATGGACCGATGTGGTTTCGCGTAAACTTAACGTCGAGGTAGCGGTAAGCTCGTGAAAATTAATACGAACGACTGTGACCTGAGGGAAAATCCCGGCCTTCAGTGCACTTAGCAGCAGCTGAAACGGGAAAGCGCCCTTAACAAGATGCTGCGTACACATCCTGAAGAAAACTAGCGTCCCTGCTGCGTTAGTATTAACAGGCGCCGCCGATGCCGTCTACCAACACCCGCATGGCCACGGAACCgcatgtgtcgtctgctatcaAGAGCCTTGCACTACGTGCACGAGAAAAGAACTTGCGGAGAGTCTAGTGCCAAAGTGTACACGAACTCGTGCAGTACGACGTCAAATCGAGTGCCGAAGTGCAGGTGGCGCTAGCTGCACTGGCAAATCGAGTGCTAGAGTACTGCACCTAGAGAAAGCTGCACCCCCGGAACTAGTGCAGAAAGTGtagccaaatcgaggagacctcAATCGCTGTCGTATCGGTCCGGCCAGTCCGGCGCTACTCCGGTGCTTATGGTGTATTCGGTTCGTCGCTTATTTTAAAACTTAGGTCTGTGTCGTCTGCGTGCGGCCTTCGAAATTTTTGGTTGCGCACAACAATTATTTAGAACGGCGGTACAGTTGAGGACAGTTCCTGACGGCAGTGCGTATATCCGACGTTCTTCCTGCAACATCCTTTGCATGTCTCTGTCGCTTCTCAGGTCGAACCTACCGCGGGTGTCCCGCTTGAATAGAAATGCCTTAAAACCGTTATTTTGGCTGCATGTACGCGAGAAGCAGGTTCTTTCGGACCCCGAAAACATTGGACAGCGTCAGCAACACATTAATTTTGACACGCTAGGAACTTGGGACAACCGAATTGATCTGCCACTGCTGTTGCAGCAGAGTATCAAGGTCGGCAAGCCCGTACCCAAAATATCGGCTGAACATGCCGGCTGTGCTACGATTCTCGGACGGCGAACCTACAACGAAGACCGCTACAGGTACTTATACAGTCGTATTTTGTGTACTGTTGTTTTTCTCTGGTCGAATGTATGTCCCTTTGGTAATGACGGATGAAACTAAAGAACCCGTTGAATTAGAACGTAATGGAACGAAGCAAAAAGTGTCTCTACAGTTTCACAGCACGGCATTTTCGCTGAAGTTATACTGAATAGTGTTGCTGTTTCATATTGTCTATTGTGAGTCTTTTGTGAAATAGCTATTCTGCGTTGATTACTTGCATGGTCGAAGTTTTATATTCAATATCAGTCTGCGTTTTGCCTTTACATGGTGCTGACTGATTACTGCAGGCTACACTCAAATtagtactccccccccccctccctctacaACCATACAACGCCCCTCACAGCCCACTGTGCAGTTTCTGGATGTTCAATCTTGCAATTTAATTTATTGGCAGAGTTACATCTGAAACGAATTTCTCCCGGCACTCACCTCCTATTGGCACTCGGAAGTCACGTGACCAACTGTCTGTCTGCTGATGTGCCCTAACCGAACGAGTACCGGGAGAAATTCGTTTCAGAAATTCTCCCGGCTGCCGGGAGAATAGACACTGCCTAATTTATTCACTTCTGAAATTGCATGAAAATGGGCTGAGCAACGTTTTATATAACTGTTTTCACGATACTGCcattatttttattgttctctTAATTTGATAACTTTGTCGTATTACCTTTCTAGTACGGTGCATTTTTTGGGGCCAACACAAGTAAGTTGATATGTCCTGGAAAGGATAGATGGATCTGTGCACTAACAGTGGTTGAAAGTTGGTAGCGTTGAAACAAAAAGACAGAAATATTACTTCTTTGTTGAAACACCTGGCACATCTCATTTGAAAGCTGGGTTCCATATCTGTGCTACACTTGTCCTTAAGAAATAGGCGACTCCTCTGTTCCTCCGTAGAAAGACACCTCCCACCACCTGCACTTGCGATTCTAAAGTAGGATacaatttttaaaaaagaaagcagctgGCAAATCTGTGTATTTAAAAACTTgctttaataaaataaaaaaaaatttatttcaatggatataacaaacatctttgtttttcttcttttcctttctttttttgcttttgggAGAGCTTTCTGTTAGGCTAGTTTGTACATGATTTTGAAATTTCTAACAGTGCCAGGAAATAAGACAAGAAGTGTCTGTCTCATTGTCTTGTCCCATTTCTTGGTGCTGTTTTCAGATCTTATTTATAAGTTCAGAATGAAGACTTACTGACCATTTTGCACTGTGCTTGTTGCATCTAGTAGAGGTAAAGTTCTCAGTACAATTCAACAGCAAGCACAGACAGCGAGATGTGATACAGATTAGATGCTTGATCAAAGGCAATACCGAGTTTCGCTGAATATGGCGGTGCCTTCTAGTTAAGGAACCTGTAAACACACGCTTATGAAATGTACGAAATGAACTTTACACGCTCTTCATATGTGGAAATGATTATTTTTGCATTATATTTAGAATGCAGACTAAAGAGCTGCCTGCACACGCATGTGACGGAACTATGTAGGCTCCCTAGTGTAGACCATTGGACAGCGTACCTAGTGTCAGTTACAGACATAATTAATTTGTATGCATAAGTGTGTGTCCTCTTCGCTTCGTTAAAAAGCATAAAACACATTCTTATTTTTAAAGTCATCATTGTATTACAGCATAAACATGCACAATATATTCTTCATGCCGAGCAAATAAAAACGAACATAGGTCACATTCCTTTGCCTCGCAGTCTGTGCGGAAACTGATTtcaggggaaaataaaaaataaaatggtcTGATTTCTGCACTTTTGCTGGAGCTTGTGGCATCAATTCCTATACCTAGCaaacaataaaaacaacatgCATAATTTGGGGCATAGGGCCTCCTTTTAATGCATTCAGATCAGCAGGGGTGTCTTCTGTCAGCGCTGTGGGGCCAGTGACATTGACATGCATGTAGTCTGTTTCACCAGCTCCATGGACTGTAGCAAAGGTTGCATGTTCCATTGTAACTAATCCATCCATTACCTTTCCCTGATCCGTAGCTATTTTTGCACTGTACAGAGTCAGTGAGATGTGGTATAACTTGCCACTCACCGGCTGAATGCTGCAAGGAGCAGAGTGACCTCAAAAAATCAGCATCAAAGGCTAGGGAGCTGAAAATGACACTCGGGCAAATACATGTTGAAGACCTGGAACTATGACAGCAACCCGCACAGGTGCTGACAGACATGCAGCCTTGTAGGTGGGAATATTTTCTAAACAGTCAGTGGCTCACTAGCTATGGCATTCTACTGTTGAGTATGACGTTTAGGATTCGATTCCTGGCCACAGTGGCCACATCTTGATGTGGACAAAATTCAAGAACACATGTGTACTTCACTCTACGTGctccttaaagaaccccaggttgtcagaATCAATCTGAAGCCCTCCATTACCACAAACCTAATAACCCACCCTGCGCAGTTTCGAGACATTAAACTTCAAAATTTGTTTTAGAAATCTCTTCCAAGCCATATTCTCATATCATGACAATGTTTAAGCGATCAATAGGATCTTTATGATAGCAGAATCCCGAGCTAGATGCACTCACAGAATGGTTCTTTAGAGACGGCAATGCCAGTCATGCCTTACTCTGTATATGAGCGCTTCGAGGTCATCTGTACACTGCCAGCCTCCGAGTGCAAGTGCTTATGCTACAATTGAAAAGTGTGTCTAGTACATAAAAGCTTATTTTGTGGCAGATTTTGGAGCTTGCTTCTCCATTTGAACATCCGATAATTTGAACCGGTTTTGCATGTCCCAACAAGGCTGAATGAATGGTAGTTGATATGCTTTATTAGACGGCCTTGCATATGTATAACTCGGTGACAGCCATGTTGCAGCCTGTGCTGTTTgatgaatgctttttttttatttgacgtTATCCCATTATAAATGCAGGGTCAAGGAGCTTACACCAGACCTCCTGTACTTCGCGGTGTTCGATGGACATGGTGGTTCAGCATGCGCAGACTTCTGTGCTGAACATATGGAGGCGCATATTATGTACTGGGTTCATAGAGGCCAGACAGACCTACAGGCACTACTCCAGTCAGCATTCATCGACACCAACAATTCCTTTGCCAAATATGTCTCCTTTAATTGGCCAGGTGACTGTGTTTTATACACGTGTTTAGCACTACAGAGAGTATTCACGGTTTGGCAGTAAACCAGGACGGGGCATAACTGATAGTTCTGCCGAATGGCTAAGTGTGGAAGTTTAATTGGTGTTAGTGTCACTGAACTGCTTAGCTTTAAAAGCTGCACCAAATCAGTGTAAAACAATCACATAAATCTTCACGAAGAGTTGTGTGGACGCTCTTTCCAGTATTGGCTCCAGAAATCTCCATGTTCACAGAGCATTTCCGGAGAGAAGCTATCTGAGGCACATAAATATCCTGTCCTTGTGTGAGCATACAAAGTTTACAAGCTGAAAAATGTGTTCGAGGATTAAACCACTCAAATCATAGATGTGTTAAATTTACTACCAAAAtataaataataaaagaaaagattTCCGTGCAGGTTATATTTTAAAGTTACTGTAACTTTCTTGAAAACGAATGAAAAATTAACATAAAAGGACGTTGAGCAAATATGCATCGCAAGTGACATTCGTGCTTGGCCTGAGGAAGCGGGAGTACGTACTGCAGGCAAGATACATTaacctgcttcctgcaatacaatTCTAAGCTTGCTTTTAGAAATAAGATGTAATGCTTTCGAGCTTATGTGTGCCAGGGCCTGCAAAACTTTGAGCACACTTTTGTGCCATGAAAAGTTGAAGCAGTAATTTTGTAATATATATGCCCACAACCACATGGTTCATGTTGGTCTTTTTTATAAACATAGTGCTTTTAGTGCGACTgttttttgctttcttcttcaTGGGACTTGGCACAACATCATGATGCAATGGGAGCTGTAGTTGAAGTTGACATCACTAGTTTGGAAGTAAAAAATCTTTGGGAGCATTGTTCAAAATTGAAGCAGGAATAAAAGATACCAGTTTGGAAATATATTGCTTTGAATAGGTGCAAGACACAGGGGCTCCTCTCCCCTCTTCTGAAAGTGCCATCCCTTCGGAAAGTGTCTGATAGCCATGCTCATGCATAATGTGCCAATTTTTCTCTTTTGACAAACAGATGGTGACGAGGCCTCATCTGGAACAACTGCTACGGTGTGCCTCCTGAGAAGCAGCACAGAGTTGTACGTAGCCCATGTAGGTGACAGCCGTGCCCTGCTCTGCCGCAGTGGGGAGTCGCGCCGACTTACCACTGACCACACTGCTGGCCTGAAGCTGGAGGAGGCAAGTTTACCACATCAGCCATATTTGCCAACTTTCATGAATTTATCATATTGAAGTTTAGGAATTAAGGCTCCTGTTTTACGAATGTTGCGTCCAGTTTTACTAAAAATGGATTCCGTTTGCGGAAACATTTAAAAGGTGTTAAGTGTTAAGAGAATGGGAAGGCgtatgtcccccccccccctcagaaaAGCCGAGTTTAAGAAAAAAACTACTATGGTACCCGTGCCACCCTTTTGTGGCAATGCAAGACACCACACACTAAAAGGCTGCTATTTTCTTCGAGCTAGTTTATTCAAGGATGTTCCTGAAACAGGCGAAATTGGCCGCTGCAAGGTTGCTGAAGTAGTCACTGTGATCTGTGTTGCTTTCATTGTCTTCTTTTACCAGtttgtgtttgcttgtgcgctgCATCTAAATTTAAATAGTTAATAAAGCGTGTACATACCCCGCAGAATGTGTGTTACTCAGgtgaaactttaaaaaaaaacgtgtataTTATCACCTCTGCCCCTTCCACTTATCCTTGAGATTATTACGAATGTTAAAGTTCGCAGTTTGGCAGGTATGCATCAGGGTCATACCAAGCGAAACATCCCAGACTCCAAAAGCGACCACCAGTGATTTTCATGAAAAAAGATGCACTGAGTGGCTATTGCATGAATGTTTCACCAAAGTTTCTTGTCAAAAAATATTTTGGTCACGTGAGCTCACTCTGAAGTTTCCGTAAAGAAGCAAAAGTTGTTTggagaccattttttttttgttctagtcTGAAGCTAGGTGCAATATCAAATTTTACTTTAGAGCATTTTATTGGTATCCTTCGTTCATATGACATAATTGAATGCATTTTAGAACTTTCCACATTTTGCTCagtaaaaaaagcaagaaaagttgCATTCTCATAAATTTTTTGCATGAACTGCATTAACTTTCCAGCTGCAATAATTTTCTCCCTTTTCACCTGTTGCTGTAGTGTATGCTAAAAATAATTCGAActtattaaatattttttttttgaggagaACACCTCCAAAGTTGTCAAAAAATGACTTTTTTGTGAGATTCAGGCCAAATTTAAACATTAAGGCCCTCCAGATAAAAATATGTCAGGTAGCTCATAATAGGCACTGACCTTCTAGCTTGCCatttagcaattttttttttcgagtaaaTTTTGTTTGAAGTGAGCAAAAAAATTCTTACTCAAGTTAATTGCAGTTGTGACTCATGGTGAAAAATTCAGGCTCTTAGGAATGGAGTTGAGCAGAAGAGGAACCACAGCTTAATTGCATAGGTTGCTAAGGAAAGTGAGGCTTTGCTCCAAAAGGGAGCTTCATAAATGCCGTATTTTCTGGTGTATGAGTCATGGTATTTTTCTGAATTTTTCGTCGGTGCATCTTATAATAGAGCAGCTCAAGAGCACAGAGTTTTGgttgagttggttatgcatagcAGATCACGGTCAAGCGTGCACAAACTAGAACAGAATAGGAAGTGGACAACACAAGCGCTTTGATCGTTTATTCACAAGATTGCATCATATCAACACTTTCCCTCATGACGTCACAAGACTGAGATGCCGACATCAGGTGGCCATGCTCGGAAACTTAGTTTCTTTGGACGACACAAAAACAGACGGTGCACTGACACACGACACACCTGCCTTTCTAATGCAGTCTGCTTCAAttatctccctaacatcctggtTATTTTTGGCTACTATCTTTGTAGGAAAGCGCTTGTGTTGTCGACTACTCACTCTGTCCTTGTTTTGTGCACTCTTGACCGTGACCTGCTACGTCTTGCAGAACGGTGCGACTTTTTTCCTGAAAAGAACTGGCATCAAAATTAGGTTGGATGCTGTGGCCACGTGAAGCgtgctgggttgacctcctctggcagttgctacgggtTGTGTGCGCGCTATGAAGGTACCGGGTTGTTCTCGTGATTGAGTTGCAAGTGTTGTGTGAGGACGGAGCAGCAACGCAGGTGGCAGCAGGCCAACCGCGAGTTGACCAGCTCCGAAGTCACAtcagcagatcgctttcaagatatggcgcgcGCCGTTGCGCAAACAACACAGTTGATACCAAAGTATAAGGCAcccgccccccctccctcccgcgctgcctccccgctttccttccttgtgTGCAGTTCGGCTCACTGTCGCACACACCATGATCggcttcactcgcacatatagcagGAGGCGCGCcgggacgatgttatcgcccttgcactttatgCGAAACATTGCGGCTACCacggcggcagaaatgcgcctggaatgtccatatcaTTGCTATCACATTTCTTTAGGAATGGCACTGATACGCTTGCGCGTTACCCACATTCACAGAATGAACAGTCACTgtatttttattgtgatagcaattatatggacaattCCGGCGCATTTCTACCATCGacgttgccgtgaggttccgtataaagcccaagggcgataaaatcgttggtgcgtgccgtatgctgtatgtgggaGTGAAAACGTGTGACGGTGAGTCGACGAACGCAGTGCGAGTGAGAAAGGCGGGGTGGAAGTGCACCCTCTTTTGTCACCCGGGAGGTGCAGGGGTGAGGCATGTTGGGTGAGGCTAGGGCGGAGTTGGGGCGTTCCTCTCCGGCAGtggctgcttacggcgcggccgcgcggaATCGCAAGAGGGTTACCTTGCGGCTACATTTGGATATCGCCGGCGCGTaaagaggaagcgcggaaacatgcacgcttgcagtcttggagggacgcgcatgcgtgcaggcgtcggtctcgacaccaggggtcactgctagaaggggaggagggtcgctttgccacgcgcttgTGCATCCTGCAATCTTTTGCTGTTAACTGTACGTAGGCACACTTGCGCAGGTACAGGTGCGGCCACTGCTAGAGGGAATGCGAGAGCTCGTGTCAGTGCTCCGCGGAGCGCCACCACCGGCGTCTCGTGAAGTCTTGGAAGACGACTCCCAGAGGTTTTCGCCAATCGCTTTGTGTCTGCGTCGCAAGACTTCATGAGGCGCCGGTGGTGAGTTACTCTGTAGAACGATGCCATGGGCACCATGTTCCCACTAGCAGTGACCGTGCCTGTACATCACCTCTGCGACTGGGAGTGCAGTGCCCACGAGGAAAAGGGAAACAGTGTTTGGTTttaaatttcagctctttccatgGCGCGTAGCGAtataatacttagcagacacaatcattagtgcgcattgtatgcactgcgcttgtcagctcaaaatggccgtCATGCAACCGTAATTATATTCCCAAAGTAGCTTCTCTTACAGTGTGACAggctatttattttatttacagtacaccctgcaacgccgaagcattatagcaggggagtgcgtacaacatgaagtgactagcacgaGAATATAATTACACAAAAGGGTACATaaaaaaaagtacatgaaaaaagtGCATCAAAAAAGTACATGGTGACAAATGGTTAAGCCTATTTTATTGTTGGTTACATTTACAAAAATGTTACTCTGCATTTAAACAAAACTGGACCTGACAGCTGTTGTATCTTCGTGCCGGAAAAGGGCCAAAATCTAcgaaaatatttgaaaatttagACACAAAAATTGTCAATGCTGTAGTATGGGTGCAAAAGAAGTTGAGAAACTGAAGTTGGGAAGTTTG
This Dermacentor albipictus isolate Rhodes 1998 colony chromosome 1, USDA_Dalb.pri_finalv2, whole genome shotgun sequence DNA region includes the following protein-coding sequences:
- the LOC135917635 gene encoding protein phosphatase Mn(2+)-dependent 1K-like — protein: MSLSLLRSNLPRVSRLNRNALKPLFWLHVREKQVLSDPENIGQRQQHINFDTLGTWDNRIDLPLLLQQSIKVGKPVPKISAEHAGCATILGRRTYNEDRYRVKELTPDLLYFAVFDGHGGSACADFCAEHMEAHIMYWVHRGQTDLQALLQSAFIDTNNSFAKYVSFNWPDGDEASSGTTATVCLLRSSTELYVAHVGDSRALLCRSGESRRLTTDHTAGLKLEEERIKMSGGKLISDSHGRHLVNGRLAMTRSLGDLDLKPFGVIALPDVRSIEVKHGKDAFVILTTDGVNCAMSDQEIVDAINSCSSPAEAAGFVTDQAMHFASQDNATAVVMPCGAWGKYRNSGGVANSFGRQLQFSRRF